A window from Theropithecus gelada isolate Dixy chromosome 1, Tgel_1.0, whole genome shotgun sequence encodes these proteins:
- the KLHDC8A gene encoding kelch domain-containing protein 8A has product MEVPNVKDFQWKRLAPLPSRRVYCSLLETGGQVYAIGGCDDNGVPMDCFEVYSPEADQWTALPPLPTARAGVAVTALGKRIMVIGGVGTNQLPLKVVEMYNIDEGKWKKRSMLREAAMGISVTAKDYRVYAAGGMGLDLRPHSHLQHYDMLKDMWVSLAPMPTPRYAATSFLRGSKIYVLGGRQSKYAVNAFEVFDIETRSWTKFPNIPCKRAFSSFVTLDSHLYSLGGLRQGRLYRQPKFLRTMDVFDMEQGGWLKMERSFFLKKRRADFVAGSLSGRVIVAGGLGNQPTVLETAEAFHPGKNKWEILPAMPTPRCACSSIVVKNCLLAVGGVNQGLSDAVEALCVSDS; this is encoded by the exons ATGGAGGTGCCTAACGTCAAGGACTTTCAGTGGAAGCGCCTGGCGCCACTGCCCAGCCGCCGGGTCTACTGCTCCCTGCTGGAGACCGGGGGCCAGGTCTATGCCATCGGGGGATGTGACGACAACGGCGTCCCCATGGACTGCTTCGAGGTCTACTCCCCCGAGGCTGACCAGTGGACCGCCTTGCCCCCGCTGCCCACAGCCCGGGCGGGGGTGGCCGTCACCGCCCTGGGGAAGCGGATCATGGTGATTGGGGGCGTGGGCACCAATCAGTTGCCCCTGAAGGTCGTGGAGATGTACAACATCGATGAGGGCAAGTGGAAGAAGAGGAGCATGCTGCGTGAGGCCGCCATGGGCATTTCTGTCACGGCCAAAG ATTACCGAGTATATGCAGCAGGCGGGATGGGCCTGGACCTACGTCCACACAGCCACCTCCAGCACTATGACATGCTCAAGGACATGTGGGTGTCGCTAGCACCCATGCCCACCCCGAGATATGCTGCCACCTCCTTCCTCCGAGGCTCCAAGATCTACGTGCTGG GGGGACGACAGTCCAAGTACGCAGTCAACGCTTTTGAGGTCTTTGACATCGAGACTCGCTCCTGGACCAAGTTTCCCAACATTCCCTGTAAGCGGGCCTTCTCCAGCTTTGTGACCCTGGACAGCCACTTGTACAGCCTAGGAGGCCTGCGGCAAGGTCGCCTCTACCGGCAGCCCAAGTTCCTGCGGACGATGGACGTGTTTGACATGGAACAGG GGGGATGGCTGAAGATGGAACGATCGTTCTTCCTCAAGAAGCGGCGGGCAGACTTTGTGGCTGGCTCTCTGAGTGGACGGGTCATAGTGGCTGGGGGACTTG GGAATCAACCCACTGTCCTGGAGACGGCGGAAGCATTCCACCCAGGGAAGAACAAATGGGAGATCCTCCCTGCCATGCCCACACCCCGCTGTGCCTGCTCCAGCATAGTCGTCAAGAACTGCCTCCTCGCCGTGGGAGGTGTCAACCAGGGTCTGAGTGATGCAGTGGAGGCCCTGTGTGTCTCTGACTCCTAG